The following proteins are co-located in the Mycobacteriales bacterium genome:
- a CDS encoding DUF3046 domain-containing protein, with translation MRLSEFWVRMEDHFGEGYARSVAHDHVLQSLGGRTVDQALEAGQSAKQVWRAVCEEFEVPARKR, from the coding sequence GTGCGCCTGTCGGAGTTCTGGGTACGGATGGAAGACCACTTCGGGGAGGGCTACGCCCGCTCCGTCGCGCACGACCACGTCCTGCAGTCGCTGGGCGGCCGGACCGTCGACCAGGCGCTGGAGGCCGGCCAGTCGGCCAAGCAGGTCTGGCGGGCGGTCTGCGAGGAGTTCGAGGTCCCGGCCCGGAAGCGGTGA